The genomic window CTTCTCTTACAAAAGCCCAAAAGCTTGAGTGGAACAACAGGTGAAGCCTTCTGTCTGCAAAATTTATGTCCAATTTCACCCTGTGCTTATTGACATATCTACTTAGACCGATCTTTTACCTATTCTAGGGGCATCTCCACTGTCCATGCAATTTTCATCACATTCATGTCAGTGTACCTAGTATTCTTCTCCGACCTATACTCTGATAAGCTGGATGGACCAGTAACTTTCCGGAGTTCAAACCTCTCTAATATTACACTAGCGGTAAAGTACTACTATTTTGTTCCCATTCAAGAAATGCCTATGTTGGCATGCATTTTCTATTTGCCTCATATCGGCCTAATTTCATTTGTCCAGGTATCTGTTGGGTACTTCATCACTGACATTGCTATGATATTTTGGGTTTATCCTTCCCTAGGTGGAATGGAGTATGTAAGTGCCCTTATGTGATATTTCTTCCTTGACACACGTTAATATTCATTGTATTTGTTCAATTGTCGTTGCTGCATTTTTGTATTCACTATGGGTTGACCATTGCCAGGTTCTTCATCACTTCCTGTCACTTGTTTCCATAGTCTATTCTGTGAATTCTGGGGAAGGCCAGTTGTATACATACATGGTTCTCATCTCTGAAGGAACCACACCTGGAATTAACCTCCGCTGGTATTTGCTTTGATTCAATGAATGCACAATATTTCTGGGTCATTATTGTTATTTCATTCGGTCTGATCTTTCCGGTTACCTTCTGTTATGAAGGTATCTTGATACTGCTGGACTGAAAAGATCCAAGGCCTATGTTGTGAACGGTAGCTTTATGGTTGTTGCATGGCTGGTAAGTGGAAGTTTCTACAAAGTAGTTATAGGATTCACGGTATTTCACGCAACTGATCACAAGTTAATTAGTCTTCACTCTTCAGTATGCCTCAATGTGTGCATACATGAATGAACATTTCAAATTGTATAGCCAGATCAAAACAATTATTTTGTTATGTGAATTTGCTTCAAGCTAAGGTTTGTCTACTCCTTTATACACTCTATTCCACTATGCCCTTTTTAAAATTACAGCTAGTGGAATACCTCAAGCTTCTTTATAATAGATGAAGTCTTTTATTGTGTTTGTGTTCTTCATAACTCACATCGGACATTTGCTAACTCGTCTTGGGGACTGGGATACAGTATTAGCAATTGGTCTTGTGATTTTAGAGAAACTTATCGTACAAGTTGAAATATTAATGCTATTGTACCCCCAGATGTTTCTGTGCCGAGGCCATACTGTAATTTAGTTTAACAATGCTCTCTTCAGTAGGTTTTCCCTAGGTTGTTTGGCTTTGTCTTCGGTTTCTGTTTCTTGCTAGGCCCTTGGTGTGTAACTGTTTCTGCttccgtttttttttcttttggcttgCTTTActttggtcttgttttaccacaaTTTTCTCTCTAACGTAGTCAACCATTTGTGTAATACAGGTGGCACGGATAATTCTATTCATCTACTTGTTCTACCACATCTACTTCCACTATGATGACGTAATTCCTACTTGTGTGACAGCATGTAACTATGTGACAAATATCACATCGATGACTCTGAAACTAAATTTGATCTGAATTATTGACAGGTGATGCAGATGCGGACCTTCAGCCGCGTTCTGATATTTGGCGTGCCCACAATACTACTCATCATGAACACGATATGGTTTGCAAAGATCTTGAGAGGCCTTAAAAAGACGCTAACTAAGAGGGAGTGAGGAGGAGAAGAATAGCAGATGCAAGCTCATGGCAGCCCATCTACAAAAACATCATCCTGCCTTACAGTCACATAAAATTACATATACTCCCCGAGTAAAACTAGATAGTGCGACTCGCAGCACAAGCTAAAACCCCATGTACATAATCCAGAAGTATGCTTGAGCACGGCCTCAAATTTTCCACGGATATTCTCCGTCTTGTACATATACCGGTCTGGATATTGCTTAGGAAGCTTCAAACTGCGTGTGCATTGGGTGCTTCTAAGCCTCCGTCGACCACTGACACTGAGATAGTCGTTGGTCATCAAAAGTGACCTTTGAAAGGTTGAAATCTGGCATCTGCTTCTAGTTACGACTTACGACTCTGAATGTGAAGACGGTATTCTTCTTGACTTTCAGAATCTGAATTGTAGTGGTTCGTTCTCTTATCATTGCAAGTAAACCCTGTTCAATCTTGGTGCGTGGCTCTGTAGCCAACTGCTTGTGATCACTACCATGTGTGACGCACATGACCCCCTTTGATCTGTTTTCCATTTATAGTGCAAAAAAGTGTCTGATTACAACAAGGAGCGTAAAGCACAACCTGTCTGGAACGCAGGAGAGCTGCTCCAGGGGTTTATGTTTGACGCGTGCAGTTCTTCGTATGATAAAGAAATGATGATTATTCTTTTCTTTTGCGATGAGCAGATGATTATTCTGCATACAAAGTGCACATAACTTTCACTTGCTGCATTGCATTCAGCTCATGATCAGCTGTGGTATATATTGGTGTGTGTGTGTTACGTGAGGCTGCGGCTAAGTAGGCCCTGAAATGAGAGGAGGAGGTCCTTGTTTTCTGCGCCGAAGATCTGGTCCGCCTTCTCGAGGGTCTCCTGCACCACCACACCAATATAGTACACCTCAAGATCTGTATCCGAAAGAAACCACGGATCCAGCTGGAAACTGAAAGTGAGGGTTACCTCTTGGGATTGCCTGTGAGCGTTCAGCTCCTTGATGTTGGCGAGGAAAGCAGCAAACTGTTCGTATGACAGACGGCTCCTGCGGatgaagcaaaaaaaaaaaagagaggaggGAAATAAGTtgttgccatgccatgtttttctgTCAAAACAAATCGAGAGGTACCGAGTGGTACCTTGCTTGACGGAAGAACTCCTTGCCATCTATCCTTGTCGTGCGTCCTGAAAAAACCCCAGAAGAACA from Triticum aestivum cultivar Chinese Spring chromosome 3B, IWGSC CS RefSeq v2.1, whole genome shotgun sequence includes these protein-coding regions:
- the LOC123070907 gene encoding TLC domain-containing protein 4; this translates as MDLSTTSVMAAKAYSYKAESLVKEYLLADAYVSYTAMLGGILMCKMVYDITHLVSSFFYKCYASLTKAQKLEWNNRGISTVHAIFITFMSVYLVFFSDLYSDKLDGPVTFRSSNLSNITLAVSVGYFITDIAMIFWVYPSLGGMEYVLHHFLSLVSIVYSVNSGEGQLYTYMVLISEGTTPGINLRWYLDTAGLKRSKAYVVNGSFMVVAWLVARIILFIYLFYHIYFHYDDVMQMRTFSRVLIFGVPTILLIMNTIWFAKILRGLKKTLTKRE